The window cCGGCACGTCTCCGCTGCTGCTGTCATTGCCATCATCGTCGCTGCCGCTGCTCTCATCGGCGCTGCTGCCGTTGCTGGCTTCGTCGATgccgctccagccgccgccgccgccgccatcactaTTTTCCTTGCTTTCCTCCTCGGAGGAGCCAAGGAACCGGAAGGCCCTTTCGACCATCGGGTCCTCCTCAATAGAGGAGGAGTCAATTTcttcttccgaggaggagtcggctccaTCCCAGGAGAAGCAACTGTCGCTGTTCTCTTCCGGATCTTCCTGGAACAAGAGCCGGAGGTCTTCGTCGTCAGTCTTGGGTTCATCATCCTCGGAGACGACTTCGAAGTCGAACTTTTCTGcgtcccaatgcagaggagcgagtGCCTCGTGCGCCGCCGTCGGATCATTCTCCGGTGTCGGTTCCCGGTTCTCGGAGATGGGGTCGAGGGAAGAGGCAGAGGAactcgaggaagaggaggagaaagGAGAGCCGAttgagttggagccagaggaggaggagatcgccatggctacaggAAGTTGGGGTCTTCTGCGCTGTTGGCTGAGGGAGGAAGATGAATTTGTGGTGAAAGGAGTCGGTtcagggtgagattaaataagGAAAAAATGGAAGATGAATCGGCACTTTCACATtccacgaggagccagttgcagagacgttgcgtcttccatgGTGGTTATAGTGCGTTTTAACGAGCATCaatgggaagatgaagcgacgaagtggttttggaattatcattgccaaaatcaggggggcatgtgttatcgccataaactaacaagttaattaatgggccgcgagtgagttgggcttaatgaagaaagtaaaggaggcttacgaatagGCTCTTGCGTGAGCGTTTGGgtcatgtgggccatgtatctttagatttagttcagtttgagttagagatagagtccgatatggacacgttagtttagattgttgtccaagtctccggactataaatatgtactctatgacatttgtcaaggaagaacgtcatcacgttttgcaaacaacaactctcggcgcaccgccaaccctaattctagggttttgttcaagtaagcgccatgctgccctgatcgcttcttgcgatcagggcagcgttgttcttgcttttaccttggtattactcgtactgaagcgtttttgatggcgagtagtgctagttattctgattttcgtagcatgatttttagtagattcatcgtgcttttgttgcttatcatctacgaacatcatgtcatctctgcgcgatcatgttttaatcttatactaattctcgttgcatggaattagttgcgtagagatgacactctgctccttttttatctagtagatctaatctattaTGGTTAATTTTTATACTTAAAgaattggcataatatctgctagtttaggccttgcaaacgggttggacgatccggcgatgtattagatggtttgccttgatcttaatagggattgatccgggaatcggctttcacttgttcttaggcctcttttctggtcaaggtttggttatcttttacgctcgttaggcctaactacgtgtaggatgttctgatctagtagtgaagcttttaccgtcgtggattagattagctagatttaattgaagcagttttttgcagttatttgctttacccattaccatctggatatgcagatccaatctgacaccgggactcgatcggctctttaaagccgatgcaagagtcgtcacggggagccgaccacggctcggactaatgtttacacgtgtctgtgcttgcaggcaaatcgtcaaaggcactttcgcaccctcctgat is drawn from Panicum virgatum strain AP13 chromosome 1N, P.virgatum_v5, whole genome shotgun sequence and contains these coding sequences:
- the LOC120653298 gene encoding probable chromatin-remodeling complex ATPase chain — its product is MAISSSSGSNSIGSPFSSSSSSSSASSLDPISENREPTPENDPTAAHEALAPLHWDAEKFDFEVVSEDDEPKTDDEDLRLLFQEDPEENSDSCFSWDGADSSSEEEIDSSSIEEDPMVERAFRFLGSSEEESKENSDGGGGGGWSGIDEASNGSSADESSGSDDDGNDSSSGDVPARSPKRRRH